From Dasypus novemcinctus isolate mDasNov1 chromosome 19, mDasNov1.1.hap2, whole genome shotgun sequence, a single genomic window includes:
- the GAL3ST1 gene encoding galactosylceramide sulfotransferase, whose protein sequence is MPLPQKQRWKSMAKRLGLGALFTSFLLLLYSYAVPPLHTSLASTTPEAAAPCAPAPDEAETASAANGSAGGCQPRRDIVFMKTHKTASSTLLNIFFRFGQKHGLKFAFPNGRNDFDYPAFFARSLVQDYRPGACFNIICNHMRFHYDEVRGLVRPNAAFITVLRDPARLFESSFHYFGAVVPFTWKLSGRDKLAEFLQDPGRYYDPHGYNAHYLRNLLFFDLGYDNGLDPGSPRVQEHILEVERRFHLVLLQEYFDESLVLLKELLCWELEDVLYFKLNARRASAEPRLSVELYRRATAWNMLDARLYRHFNASFWRKVEAFGRERMAREVAALRSANERMRRVCIAGGRAVDAGAIRDAALQPWQPLGTKIILGYNLKETIGGRHAQLCRRMLTPELQYLMDLGVNLWITKLWKFIRDFLRW, encoded by the exons ATGCCGCTGCCGCAGAAGCAGCGCTGGAAGTCCATGGCCAAGAGGCTGGGGCTGGGCGCGCTCTTCACCAGCTTCCTGTTGCTGCTATACTCCTATGCCGTTCCCCCACTGCACACCAGCCTGGCCTCCAC GACGCCGGAGGCCGCGGCCCCCTGCGCCCCAGCCCCGGACGAGGCCGAGACGGCGAGCGCCGCCAACGGGTCGGCGGGCGGGTGCCAGCCGCGGCGGGACATCGTGTTCATGAAAACGCACAAGACGGCCAGCAGCACGCTGCTCAACATCTTCTTCCGCTTCGGCCAGAAGCACGGGCTCAAGTTCGCCTTCCCCAACGGCCGCAACGACTTCGACTACCCGGCCTTCTTCGCCCGCAGCCTGGTGCAGGACTACCGGCCCGGCGCCTGCTTCAACATCATCTGCAACCACATGCGCTTCCACTACGACGAGGTGCGCGGCCTGGTGCGGCCCAACGCCGCCTTCATCACGGTGCTCCGCGACCCCGCCCGCCTCTTCGAGTCCTCCTTCCACTACTTCGGGGCCGTGGTGCCCTTCACCTGGAAGCTCTCGGGCCGCGACAAGCTGGCCGAGTTCCTGCAGGACCCCGGCCGCTACTACGACCCCCACGGCTACAACGCCCACTACCTCCGCAACCTGCTCTTCTTCGACCTGGGCTACGACAACGGCCTGGACCCCGGCAGCCCGCGCGTGCAGGAGCACATCCTGGAGGTGGAGCGCCGCTTCCACCTGGTGCTATTGCAGGAGTACTTCGACGAGTCCCTGGTGCTGCTGAAGGAGCTGCTGTGCTGGGAGCTGGAGGACGTGCTCTACTTCAAGCTCAACGCGCGCCGCGCCTCGGCCGAGCCGCGGCTCTCGGTCGAGCTGTACCGGCGCGCCACGGCCTGGAACATGCTGGACGCCCGCCTCTACCGCCACTTCAACGCCAGCTTCTGGCGCAAGGTGGAGGCGTTCGGCCGCGAGCGCATGGCCCGCGAGGTGGCGGCGCTGCGCAGCGCCAACGAGCGCATGCGCCGCGTCTGCATCGCGGGCGGCCGCGCCGTGGACGCCGGCGCCATCCGCGACGCGGCCCTGCAGCCCTGGCAGCCGCTGGGCACCAAGATCATCCTGGGCTACAACCTCAAGGAGACCATCGGCGGGCGCCACGCGCAGCTCTGCCGCCGCATGCTCACGCCCGAGCTCCAGTACCTGATGGACCTCGGCGTCAACCTGTGGATCACCAAGCTCTGGAAATTCATTCGCGATTTCCTGCGGTGGTGA